Proteins encoded together in one Quercus lobata isolate SW786 chromosome 3, ValleyOak3.0 Primary Assembly, whole genome shotgun sequence window:
- the LOC115980590 gene encoding receptor kinase-like protein Xa21: MSIGKLQKLRILQVHENLFSGEIPDIFSNLTQLYELYMGYNQLSGRIPMSIATCQLLETFFLAGTAVNGSIPKEIFELPQLKFFILANNTLSGSLPYEFGHLRQCEIMDISGNQLSGYIPAITERFSSLRRLNIARNKITGSLPKSLEYLAALESLDLSSNNLSGLIPKDFEGDVPKNGVFAKIRWDSLQGNSRLCAFDHDAAEKLRVNTCVTKKKSNSHLVLKVTIPISAIIVLVCALCLVWALITKKKSKIINNGTSSSVVKGLPPRLSYSEIQLGTNGFATENLLGKGAFGSVYRAVFSSSENGTQTTVAVKVLDLTQSKASKSFDAECEALRNIRHRNLVKVITSCSSIDHTGAAFKALAMKFMSNGNLDKWLYPEDVERGSTLTLTQRLNISIDVATALDYLHHDCDPPVVHCDLKPGNVLLDEDMTAHVGDFGLARFLSHNSSQNESSTIGLKGSIGYIAPEYGLGGKASTSGDVYGFGILLLEMIIAKKPTDRMFQEGLSLNNFISEVHESKILDIADPRLFKDYESVTRSSSTSCSIGGDSSSSSSASNNNNNNITLRSEECVAAMVGVGLSCAAHSSKERFTMREALSKLQEIKRSFFGS; this comes from the exons ATGTCCATTGGAAAGCTTCAGAAACTACGAATACTTCAGGTACATGAAAACCTCTTCTCCGGAGAAATTCCGGACATCTTTAGCAATCTCACACAACTATATGAGCTATATATGGGATATAACCAGTTATCTGGTAGAATTCCCATGAGTATAGCTACATGCCAGCTGTTAGAGACATTTTTTCTAGCTGGGACAGCGGTCAATGGAAGCATTCCAAAGGAAATTTTTGAGCTTCCCcagctaaaattttttatactgGCGAATAACACTTTAAGCGGTTCTCTGCCCTACGAATTTGGCCATTTGAGACAGTGTGAAATCATGGACATTTCTGGAAACCAGCTATCCGGATATATTCCTGCAATTACTGAGAGATTCTCAAGTTTGCGCAGGCTCAACATTGCAAGAAATAAGATAACTGGCTCATTACCAAAGTCGCTGGAATATCTAGCGGCACTGGAGAGCTTGGATCTTTCTTCCAACAATCTCTCAGGCCTAATCCCCAAAGA CTTTGAAGGAGATGTACCGAAAAATGGTGTCTTTGCAAAAATCAGATGGGATTCTCTCCAGGGAAACTCCAGGCTCTGTGCATTTGACCATGATGCTGCCGAAAAGCTAAGAGTCAATACTTGTGTCACAAAAAAGAAGTCAAATTCTCATTTAGTACTCAAAGTCACTATTCCAATTTCTGCTATCATTGTGCTTGTCTGTGCATTGTGTTTAGTGTGGGCACTAATCACCAAAAAGAAGAGCAAGATAATAAACAATGGAACTTCTTCATCTGTAGTCAAGGGTTTACCCCCAAGGCTATCTTACTCAGAAATCCAGCTTGGTACAAATGGTTTTGCCACAGAAAATTTGTTAGGAAAGGGAGCGTTTGGGTCTGTTTATAGAGCTGTTTTCAGTAGTAGTGAGAATGGAACCCAGACCACAGTTGCAGTGAAGGTTCTAGACTTGACACAAAGTAAAGCTTCCAAGAGTTTTGATGCAGAATGTGAAGCTCTAAGAAACATCCGGCATCGGAACCTTGTTAAGGTGATCACTTCTTGCTCTAGCATTGATCACACAGGAGCTGCATTCAAGGCTTTGGCTATGAAATTCATGTCTAACGGTAACTTGGATAAGTGGTTGTATCCAGAGGATGTTGAACGTGGATCAACTCTGACATTAACCCAGAGACTGAATATTTCCATTGATGTTGCTACTGCCTTAGATTACCTACATCATGATTGTGATCCACCAGTAGTCCATTGTGATTTGAAACCCGGAAATGTGCTTTTGGACGAAGATATGACTGCTCATGTTGGAGATTTTGGGTTAGCAAGGTTTCTCTCCCATAATTCATCACAGAATGAAAGCAGCACAATTGGTCTAAAAGGCTCAATTGGTTACATTGCTCCAG AGTATGGCTTGGGCGGAAAGGCTTCAACCAGTGGGGATGTCTATGGCTTTGGAATACTGCTGCTTGAGATGATCATTGCCAAGAAGCCCACAGATAGGATGTTCCAGGAAGGTTTAAGCCTAAACAATTTCATCTCTGAAGTGCACGAGAGTAAAATCTTGGATATTGCTGATCCAAGGCTTTTCAAGGATTATGAATCTGTAACACGAAGCAGCAGTACTAGTTGTTCTATTGGTGGAGatagcagcagcagcagcagcgccagcaacaacaataacaacaacattACTTTAAGAAGTGAGGAGTGTGTGGCTGCAATGGTGGGAGTTGGATTATCTTGTGCTGCTCATTCATCAAAAGAACGTTTTACTATGAGAGAAGCCTTATCCAAGTTGCAAGAGATTAAAAGGAGTTTTTTTGGATCTTGA